ttacctaccttgccaccaagcagcaatactttgtattattctGGCTTGGAGtatgggtgagccagtgtaactgaaGGCACAAGACACATAAAATCTCACCAAGGTGGGTGAtgcatttgcaatgtaaataTTGGTTATAGTTTTATGGCACCAATGTCTGTGACGCAGTGGCGACCATTTACCTGTCCACAGATAGTTTTTTAAAAGAGTATATGTCGGTGGTTGGATTTTACATGATATCAGGTAGTAGTTGTTCGATAAAATCGTTGGTGTGTTCGACTATTTCTATAACTCGCACGTGAATGTTTACGTTCAGTTACGAAAAAGTTCCATTTCAAACCACGTTAATATAAACACAGGTCGCCTTGAAATAAATTCAGATTATACTGAAGCAATGTGTGTCAGTATTAGCAGAAAATTATCACGGACGgcattattaattgtaattatttatatgattaaattttagtaaaaggtaatctttatttttaaactgaattaataatacatttcaacgttttaatattagaattgttAAAAAGGACAACGTCTTTACAGCTTTTAGATATCCAAAATTTGTTGATTCAcaaaaaattttgaaatgtaatgacaattcaaacaatataataattaaaaatggcaaTTGTTTAGAAAATCTTATTGGAGAACCACATGTTAAATTGTTAGCTTATCAATAATcttagttaaaaaattatatgtaattatatttattatatatatattaaagaaagtaaaaactttaaattcttCCAAATGTAGACTTTTGTTGCTTATACAATTCCTCCTTTCCACTGATGTATCatgaatcattaattttaattctaaaagaGCAATCGTGAAACTATTCTAACAGATGGCTGGACGACTGATGACCTAGTGTTCCTGTGGAAGGAGGGAGATCCAGTCCAGGTTGTGAAGAACCTACACCTGCCTCGCTTTACGCTCGAGAAGTTCCTCACTGATTATTGCAACAGCAAGACTAATActggtaaaaaattaaattcgttttattattattaaaatcattcggTAGTTACTTGATGCTATATAGTGATTAGTTTGATAAGCACGATACACAAGTCACGAATACACAAATGTTATAATGACTTTAACACTATTTATCAGGCTTACGCAGAGATGATTTTTTACCATTTGACGTCTTTTTGACATGTTCGTCTTTTTTCTAGTAGAAATAAAGaagaaaatcattattatttattgcacatTGTATACaaacatgtatattataagaaaaaggtAAAGTACAAAGCTTGCAAAGCCGGCCTTGTCTTGTACAGTCGCATCCACGTAACATATATTCAGAgaaaagtaaagataaaatatggTAAAGtgtccttttttaattaaattaacggcCCACTGTCTCTTGGgtgtcatttattaataaagaaaatgatatggtATATATTTACCCTTGAACACTCAGAAACAATGTCtaccagtgattttttttagaattatatgattatttctGGAGATtatcacacaaacaaacaaattttacctctttatgaAGTCagtatatactctattccaaccataacatcctattaaaaaaaagccaaaaaacaatatttgacagcaaattgacgcgataggtcgagagcttgattaatctatgatattcactatggatttgcgaaaaaatggcgttttgaacgtcgacgaaactgttatcgaaaagtaaaattaaagtggaaataaatagtaaacgcaatagtgttgtattataaataaatatatattaatcataaacccTTATTCGTGCAATATAGCTGACAacatatagctgagttattagcaaatcgcatgaaatctatcacgtaaatctaaggtttgtttatatttttcctacctccattggaataggcaatacatatatattataataatatatagacgtTATTCGtttgagatatatattttatttttatgttgtaaaaaaagATTGTGACAGATAGGACGACAAATGTAAAGGAaagttggtaaaaaaaaaaaaaacaagatcgCTTAATAAGCTGCTAGGTATTCACTAACATCGACTTTTTTTACTAATGGCTCTCTATAAACATGTGTAGAAGGAAATATCCATTCAAATGTTAACGCAAAGCAGCAAAAGCATACGTTTAAATGGTtaaagggacgtaacatctaagTTTCCATGATTAAGTCCTTTATGAAGTAGATTACAATTCTTACAGTGACAATGCGTATAGGCGAAGGTTTATACCATTAGGTTTCCCAATGACATGTATTcaaaacctaaataaaaaaaaatccgtgcttatttattattagaattaaaattagaaagaggaagttgattattattttacctttttaattatcaccctgtacatacataaatcttttgtaattttaatctgAAGGCAGTTGACGAATTAATACAACAGACAAACGCGTCAGCCGCTTTGTTTAGTCACGCTTTATATTGCTTGTGTTTATTACAAAAGGGGGGGAGTGTAATGAGCTTCATTGCTatagttttatatgttttggAATCGTAATTCaccattgttaaataaatgctGACAAATTACAGTTTAAACTTTTTCATAGTCCTATGGTTTGTATTAACTCTTTCGGTTCCATAATACTAAGAATTCAAGCAACATTTTCTTGTTAATTTAgattttgtgttaaataaatcaGTCTTATCAAAAATCAGAGACAAAAAATAGACTTTTGGATTGATAAGGTCCAAGTATTCCATGTGCGATGAACGTAATTTGAAATcagaataatgtttttttttttttatttcaggtgaATACAGTTGCCTCAAAGTAGATCTGTTATTCAAGAGAGAGTTCAGTTACTACCTCATTCAGATCTATATACCCTGCTGTATGTTAGTCATAGTGTCCTGGGTATCATTCTGGCTGGACCAGGGAGCTGTACCAGCGCGAGTGTCTCTAGGTGATTTtcgttcaaattatatataatctaatcGGATTTTGGGCATTTGCTCGAGACTTCCAAGATCCAGATCAGAGCATCTGATACGATCGGAAAGAGTACAACGGCCTTACGTGTTTTTAGAAGCACGGGGTAGTAAACACTGTTCGGTATTACccactattttttaattggtcCGGTCCAGAGAATTAATCCACTTTACCTCGAGATGTGAAGCTTTATAAGTCGGCCTCGTTAGCCACCAGACTAACGAGGCAGACCAATTTAATAGAAGGCTAAACGATCGTGGAATTTGCAATGCAAGTGCTCTAtcgatattttgaataattaactaAGAACGTTTGACGCATGCGTGTTAAGTTGAGCACACACTTTAAGTAAAGTTAGTTAGTTCACTTGAAGTGAGCTTAGTTCACCGTCaagacaatttaattttgtaatagttATCGATCTTATTATTGTTAGCATCAGATTAGTccgtgtattaatattaaaatgtatacgatAGGAGTAACTACACTGCTTACGATGGCGACGCAATCGTCGGGCATCAACGCTTCCCTGCCCCCCGTCTCATACACCAAAGCCATCGACGTATGGACGGGGGTCTGTCTAACCTTCGTGTTCGGAGCGTTACTAGAGTTCGCTCTAGTGAACTATGCGTCTCGCTCCGACATGCACAGAGAGAATATGAAGAAAACGAGACGGGAGATGGAAGCTGCCGCCAGCATGGATGCGGCGTCGGACCTGCTGGACACGGACAGCAATACAACGTTTGCGATGGTGAGATCGCATTTGATTAAGATATTATGGGTCTTGAGTAGatcgatttgatttgataatttgaTGTAGGTACGTTCTAGGAGACtattttgatatgatatttttaaatttatatttgattttcataagtcattattgtattaaatattatctgtcTCTCTCAGTTTTGATGGGATTGTTTTGGCAATTTTGGCATGATTAgaagattattttcttatttcgcTTGTTTTAGTAGATTTTAGTATTGTATGAACAAATAAACAGTATACCAAAAAATCTGTTTAagcgtttttaaaattttacgttatCGTCTCAATAATTGTCATGCCTCATTAATAATGgattttttgataataactAAGAAAGTATAATTCAGTTAGACATAGCTAGATTGTTTTAGTaattttgaagataaatttacaaaatgtattattccTAAGAATCGAAAAGTGAAGATGTCTTGTTATATTTGGttataaaagtgaaaatttttgcaaaaaaacTTTACTTACAAACTAACATCAAAAGTCAATGAAACCGATCTCGTGGCTAGCAGTCCCAAAAAGTCTTCCAAAATGCAATTTGTCCGTCCTCCCTGACTGGTCTGCAACTAACAGAAACCGCTGATGCGCGGTGGTGTGGTGGACTCCAAGATGCGGCAGTGCGAGATCCACATGACGCCCCCACGGAAGAACTGCTGCCGACTCTGGATGTCCAAGTTCCCGACGCGT
Above is a window of Vanessa atalanta chromosome 19, ilVanAtal1.2, whole genome shotgun sequence DNA encoding:
- the LOC125071278 gene encoding glutamate-gated chloride channel isoform X3 — its product is MDVTRPSCALLVLLVLYILNLATCMNAKINFREKEKQILDQILGPGRYDARIRPSGINGTDGPAIVNINLFVRSITTISDIKMEYSVQLTFREQWLDERLKFNNLGGRLKYLTLTEANRVWMPDLFFSNEKEGHFHNIIMPNVYIRIFPNGNVLYSIRISLTLSCPMNLKLYPLDKQTCSLRMASYGWTTDDLVFLWKEGDPVQVVKNLHLPRFTLEKFLTDYCNSKTNTGEYSCLKVDLLFKREFSYYLIQIYIPCCMLVIVSWVSFWLDQGAVPARVSLGVTTLLTMATQSSGINASLPPVSYTKAIDVWTGVCLTFVFGALLEFALVNYASRSDMHRENMKKTRREMEAAASMDAASDLLDTDSNTTFAMKPLMRGGVVDSKMRQCEIHMTPPRKNCCRLWMSKFPTRSKRIDVISRITFPLVFALFNLAYWSTYLFRDEDEEK
- the LOC125071278 gene encoding glutamate-gated chloride channel isoform X2; amino-acid sequence: MDVTRPSCALLVLLVLYILNLATCMNAKINFREKEKQILDQILGPGRYDARIRPSGINGTDGPAVVSVNIFVRSISKIDDVTMEYSVQLTFREQWLDERLKFNNLGGRLKYLTLTEANRVWMPDLFFSNEKEGHFHNIIMPNVYIRIFPNGNVLYSIRISLTLSCPMNLKLYPLDKQTCSLRMASYGWTTDDLVFLWKEGDPVQVVKNLHLPRFTLEKFLTDYCNSKTNTGEYSCLKVDLLFKREFSYYLIQIYIPCCMLVIVSWVSFWLDQGAVPARVSLGVTTLLTMATQSSGINASLPPVSYTKAIDVWTGVCLTFVFGALLEFALVNYASRSDMHRENMKKTRREMEAAASMDAASDLLDTDSNTTFAMKPLMRGGVVDSKMRQCEIHMTPPRKNCCRLWMSKFPTRSKRIDVISRITFPLVFALFNLAYWSTYLFRDEDEEK
- the LOC125071278 gene encoding glutamate-gated chloride channel isoform X1, with translation MDVTRPSCALLVLLVLYILNLATCMNAKINFREKEKQILDQILGPGRYDARIRPSGINGTGEAPTLVRVNLYLRSISKIDDYKMEYSVQLTFREQWLDERLKFNNLGGRLKYLTLTEANRVWMPDLFFSNEKEGHFHNIIMPNVYIRIFPNGNVLYSIRISLTLSCPMNLKLYPLDKQTCSLRMASYGWTTDDLVFLWKEGDPVQVVKNLHLPRFTLEKFLTDYCNSKTNTGEYSCLKVDLLFKREFSYYLIQIYIPCCMLVIVSWVSFWLDQGAVPARVSLGVTTLLTMATQSSGINASLPPVSYTKAIDVWTGVCLTFVFGALLEFALVNYASRSDMHRENMKKTRREMEAAASMDAASDLLDTDSNTTFAMKPLMRGGVVDSKMRQCEIHMTPPRKNCCRLWMSKFPTRSKRIDVISRITFPLVFALFNLAYWSTYLFRDEDEEK